A window of Salvelinus alpinus chromosome 31, SLU_Salpinus.1, whole genome shotgun sequence contains these coding sequences:
- the LOC139561338 gene encoding tRNA methyltransferase 10 homolog A-like isoform X1 yields the protein MSSDTVKDLTPSRENNVATENKDAHIGNNGGTEILSKNQRKKLLRHQKWEEERNLRKQKRKEKRQKRSLERKTQGEEGGEFVAGRKRLRKEVKLSSPLRLVIDCSFDNLMMFKDVRKLHKQIQRCYAVNRRAVHPVQFYLTSLGGQLKQNMDKTDEGWVNWKDITVKAEAYHEVVAKEQLVYLTSDSPNVLTELDDTKAYVIGGLVDHNHHKGITFERAQELGIDHAQLPLNSFVKMNSRKVLAVNHVFEIMLVYLEKKDWQEAFFTVLPLRKGAIPLGQEGTATEEEDSDRDSDTAEPVIQNTTNTQDQQEKGQGGQDTLQLKEAPKEQTAP from the exons ATGTCCAGCGACACTGTCAAAGATTTGACACCGTCCCGGGAAAACAATGTTGCCACTGAAAATAAGGATGCACATATTGGTAATAACGGAGGTACAGAGATTCTCTCAAAAAACCAGAGGAAGAAGCTTTTGAGGCACCAGAAATGGGAGGAGGAAAGGAACCTTCGCAA GCAGAAGCGGAAGGAGAAGAGGCAGAAGAGGAGCCTCGAGAGGAAGAcccagggggaggagggaggggagtttGTGGCTGGCCGGAAGCGCTTGAGGAAAGAGGTGAAGCTCAGCAGCCCCCTGAGACTGGTGATAGACTGCAGCTTCGACAACCTCATGATGTTTAAG GATGTTAGGAAGCTCCATAAGCAAATACAGAGATGCTATGCAGTGAACAGACGAGCGGTGCACCCTGTTCAG tTTTATCTAACCAGCCTTGGTGGACAGCTGAAGCAAAACATGGATAAGACCGATGAAGGATGGGTTAACTGGAAG GATATAACGGTGAAAGCAGAGGCGTACCACGAGGTGGTGGCCAAGGAGCAGCTGGTGTACCTGACCTCTGACTCTCCCAACGTTCTGACGGAGCTGGACGATACCAAGGCCTACGTCATCGGAGGCCTGGTGGATCACAACCACCACAAG GGTATCACCTTTGAGCGGGCTCAGGAGCTGGGGATCGACCACGCACAGCTCCCACTGAACAGCTTCGTCAAGATGAACAGCCGCAAGGTGTTGGCGGTCAACCACG TGTTTGAGATCATGCTGGTGTACTTGGAGAAGAAGGATTGGCAGGAGGCCTTCTTCACCGTCCTGCCTCTAAGGAAAGGGGCCATTCCCCTGGGCCAAGAGGGAACAGCGACGGAAGAGGAGGATTCTGACAGAGACTCAGACACAGCAGAGCCAGTCATACAGAACACCACGAACACACAGGACCAACAGGAGAAAGGACAGGGAGGACAGGACACACTGCAGTTGAAAGAGGCTCCCAAAGAGCAGACTGCACCATAG
- the LOC139561338 gene encoding tRNA methyltransferase 10 homolog A-like isoform X2: protein MSSDTVKDLTPSRENNVATENKDAHIGNNGGTEILSKNQRKKLLRHQKWEEERNLRKQKRKEKRQKRSLERKTQGEEGGEFVAGRKRLRKEDVRKLHKQIQRCYAVNRRAVHPVQFYLTSLGGQLKQNMDKTDEGWVNWKDITVKAEAYHEVVAKEQLVYLTSDSPNVLTELDDTKAYVIGGLVDHNHHKGITFERAQELGIDHAQLPLNSFVKMNSRKVLAVNHVFEIMLVYLEKKDWQEAFFTVLPLRKGAIPLGQEGTATEEEDSDRDSDTAEPVIQNTTNTQDQQEKGQGGQDTLQLKEAPKEQTAP, encoded by the exons ATGTCCAGCGACACTGTCAAAGATTTGACACCGTCCCGGGAAAACAATGTTGCCACTGAAAATAAGGATGCACATATTGGTAATAACGGAGGTACAGAGATTCTCTCAAAAAACCAGAGGAAGAAGCTTTTGAGGCACCAGAAATGGGAGGAGGAAAGGAACCTTCGCAA GCAGAAGCGGAAGGAGAAGAGGCAGAAGAGGAGCCTCGAGAGGAAGAcccagggggaggagggaggggagtttGTGGCTGGCCGGAAGCGCTTGAGGAAAGAG GATGTTAGGAAGCTCCATAAGCAAATACAGAGATGCTATGCAGTGAACAGACGAGCGGTGCACCCTGTTCAG tTTTATCTAACCAGCCTTGGTGGACAGCTGAAGCAAAACATGGATAAGACCGATGAAGGATGGGTTAACTGGAAG GATATAACGGTGAAAGCAGAGGCGTACCACGAGGTGGTGGCCAAGGAGCAGCTGGTGTACCTGACCTCTGACTCTCCCAACGTTCTGACGGAGCTGGACGATACCAAGGCCTACGTCATCGGAGGCCTGGTGGATCACAACCACCACAAG GGTATCACCTTTGAGCGGGCTCAGGAGCTGGGGATCGACCACGCACAGCTCCCACTGAACAGCTTCGTCAAGATGAACAGCCGCAAGGTGTTGGCGGTCAACCACG TGTTTGAGATCATGCTGGTGTACTTGGAGAAGAAGGATTGGCAGGAGGCCTTCTTCACCGTCCTGCCTCTAAGGAAAGGGGCCATTCCCCTGGGCCAAGAGGGAACAGCGACGGAAGAGGAGGATTCTGACAGAGACTCAGACACAGCAGAGCCAGTCATACAGAACACCACGAACACACAGGACCAACAGGAGAAAGGACAGGGAGGACAGGACACACTGCAGTTGAAAGAGGCTCCCAAAGAGCAGACTGCACCATAG